Proteins co-encoded in one Xiphophorus couchianus chromosome 16, X_couchianus-1.0, whole genome shotgun sequence genomic window:
- the socs1a gene encoding suppressor of cytokine signaling 1a, whose amino-acid sequence MVADSTVEGHERTALPSASPAPSSSVTSSSSSAAAAATPTQSEQLQRQAGPNPSLKSASARSVYLTHFPTFASKEDCNVITDTAAKLERSGFYWGPLGVEEAHRMLRSAPLGSYLIRDSRQKDVFFTLSYHDRKGPVSVRIDYKQQKFSLAGNQRSFPTLFALLEYYMNTPKRSLKVPYRKWEPTLQELCRRRIVELCGGKIPELPVTHVVQDFLLDFPYKL is encoded by the coding sequence ATGGTAGCCGACAGCACAGTGGAAGGCCATGAGCGGACCGCCTTGCCAAGCGCTTCACCAGCACCATCTTCTTCTGtaacttcatcatcatcatcagcagcagcagcagcaacccCTACACAATCGGAGCAGCTTCAGCGTCAGGCCGGACCAAATCCAAGCCTGAAGTCCGCATCCGCCCGCTCTGTGTACCTAACTCATTTCCCGACGTTCGCCTCCAAGGAGGACTGCAACGTCATCACTGACACAGCCGCCAAGCTTGAGCGCAGCGGCTTCTACTGGGGCCCGTTGGGAGTGGAGGAGGCCCACCGCATGCTCCGCAGCGCCCCGCTGGGCAGCTACCTTATCCGCGACAGCCGGCAGAAGGACGTCTTTTTCACCCTGTCCTATCACGACAGGAAAGGACCCGTCAGTGTGCGCATCGACTACAAGCAGCAGAAGTTCTCTCTGGCCGGCAACCAGCGCTCCTTCCCAACGCTCTTTGCCCTCTTGGAGTATTACATGAACACACCCAAGAGGAGCCTGAAGGTCCCGTACAGGAAATGGGAGCCCACGCTGCAGGAGCTGTGCAGGAGACGCATCGTAGAGTTGTGCGGAGGAAAGATCCCGGAGCTGCCGGTCACACATGTGGTCCAAGATTTCCTGCTGGACTTCCCTTACAAACTGTAA